From the Aphis gossypii isolate Hap1 unplaced genomic scaffold, ASM2018417v2 Contig00341, whole genome shotgun sequence genome, one window contains:
- the LOC126553836 gene encoding uncharacterized protein LOC126553836, which translates to MKHEEKQLNEHIAKINNLRSPQINLTPIKDHLSSSNAKRSNVNDDTTMKNEPFYFNPEANISMVTDPAVENMFNFTLTPQPKKGSGLYKDVIPQTQLVYYDDPNELKNYAKEIL; encoded by the exons ATGAAACATGAAGAAAAACAGTTAAACGAACATAtagctaaaattaataaccttaGATCTCCTCAAATTAACTTAACACCAATTAAGGATCATTTATCTAGTTCGAACGCTAAACGTAGTAATGTTAATGATGATACGACTATGAAAAAcgaaccattttattttaatccagAAGCAAACATTTCTATGGTTACAGATCCCGCagttgaaaatatgtttaattttactttaacacCGCAGCCTAAGAAAGGTTCAGGtttatataaagatgtaaTACCGCAAAcacaattagtttattatgacGACCCGAATGAACTA aagaattacgcgaaagaaatattatag